The Methanosarcina barkeri str. Wiesmoor DNA segment TGTACCCCCATACTCAAGCTGGTACAATTCAAATGTAACAAAATATGCATATGACCCTGCAACTGCAAATAAGATTCTTGATGATGCAGGTTACGATAAAAAAGATTCTGACGGGATAAGGCTTACTCCTGACGGTAAAAGACTTGAGTTCCAGTTACTCTATACCTCAGACCAGCAGAATCAGAGGATTGCAGAGCTTGTTCAGAGTTATTTGAAGAATGTCGGTATAGGTGTGGTCTTTAAGCCAGGGGACATGAAAACCGTTGATGGTCTGGTAAGTTCAGGCAAATTTGATATAGCCATTTATTCTCACGGTACATCGACAGATCCTGCAAGGATGTTAAATTCTTTCCCTGAATCCACGGGCTGGAACAACACCGAATTTACATCTCTTGCAAACCAGCAGATGATTACCCTGGATGAAAAGGAACGCAAGGTTCTTGTAGACAAGATGCAGGTTTTGATTGCCGATAATGTTCCGACAATTCCTCTCCTATACAGGAATGTTTACAGTGCTTGTGATCAGGACAAATTCGATGGCTTTTTCTACACACCTGGGGGTGTAGGAGGTGGCGTTCCCACAGAATATAACAAGCTTGTTTTCATCTATGGAAAATGGAATGGTCAGAGTAGTACTGCCTTGAACAAAAACGAAAGTACCAGTAAAGAGAGTGCATCTGGTGTCAACACGATGAACGCTCCAGGTATCCTGCCAGCAACCCTTGCGTTTGCAGTTGTTTGCGTATTGTATAGGCGAAAAAAGTAATTGGCAATGAATAGGTGTTATAATTGCTGGACAGAATTCAATGGGGGCACGTATTTTCCAGAGGTCTGGAATATGCCCTCACTTTTTTTATAATCCTTACTGTCAATTTTTTTCTGCCACGGTTTATGCCTGGGGGCCCACTCCTAAGCATACTTGGCAGCCAGAATGCAGACTTGCCGGTTGTCATCGATGAAGAGACAAAATACAAGCTTATGGACTACTATCACTTGAACGACCCCCTGCACTTACAGTTTGTTCATTATTTGAGGGATGCAGCACATCTGGATTTTGGTTATTCAATATTTTACAATGTCCCTGTACTTGATGTAGTTCTTGGAAGATTGCCCTGGACACTTCTTCTTATGGGGACTGCACTACTACTGTCTACAATGCTAGGGATTTTTCTTGGGCTGGAATCTTCTTGGAAACGGGGGCAAAGAATCGACAGCTTATTGCTCATCACTTTACCTTTATTCCGTTCCGTGCCAGTATTCTTTTTGGGGACGCTTCTTATTTTCTTTTTTGGATACAGGATGGGTTTTTTTCCTGTTTCGGGAGCCGTGACACCGTATATGGATTATCAGGGCAGCTTATCCGTGGCAAAAGATATCATTTCTCACCTGGTACTTCCACTGACCTGCCTTACAGCTTTTGAGATGCCGGGTACATATTTGCTTGTAAGAAATGTTTGTTCCCAACAGTTTGAGCGTCCTTACATATTGATGGATATTGCAAGAGGCCTAAAAGATAGACATGTTAAAAACCACATTCTTCTCAACTCAATCGTACCTATAGTGAATCAAGTAGCTGCAATGCTTGGATTCATGGTGGGAGGTGCTGTATTCGTCGAGACTATTTTCTCGTATCCTGGAATGGGTTTACTTGTTTATAATTCCTTCATCGAAAGGGATTATCCTGTTCTTCAGGGAGCTTTTGTTTTCATCTCCTTTTTTGTGCTGGCAGGTAACTATGCAGCTGATATCATATGTTCCTATATTGATGGTCGAAGTGGGCAGGAGTGAATATGCACGAGAAGAGTATTTCACAGCGATTAAAAACTCCAAAAGGTATTGCAGGCCTTATAATTCTAGTCTTTTTTATTTTTATGGCTGCTACTGCATCTCTTCTGGCTCCTTATGGGCCTACTGATTTATCAAGTCAGCCTTTGCTCCCTCCAGATGATGCTCACCCACTTGGTACAGATGACGTGGGAAAAGACATATTCACAGAGCTTTTGTATGGCTCAAGGACTTCACTTACAGTTGCTTTTGTTGTATCGTTTGGAGTGCTGGTAATCGGTACTTTTATAGGAGTATTTTCAGGATATATGGGCGGAATCTCTGATAGGGTACTTATGAGAGGAGTTGATATTTTTCTCATGATCCCTGAACTTCCTCTCATTCTCATTCTTGCAGCATACTTGCGCCCAAGCATATGGAATATTATATTCATTCTTATACTCTTAGGCTGGCCTGTAGGTGCAAGGGTTACAAGGGCTCAGACTCGGACTCTCAGGGTATCTGGACATGTAGATTTCGCAAGGGTTTCCGGGGCTACAGCCCCTTATGTAATCAGGAAACATATTGTTCCAGATTTATACCCAATCGTGGTCACTACATTAGTAATGCAGTCTATCCGTGCTATTTTGTCAGAGTCAGGCCTTGCTTTTCTGGGACTTGGAGACCCTTCTTATCCAAGCTGGGGGAGCATGATAAAATATGCAATATCATATCCAATGATATTTTTCTCAGATGCATGGATGTGGTGGCTGCTGCCTGCAGGGACATGTATAACACTGCTTGTGCTGGGATTCGTACTTCTGGGACAGTCTCTGGAAGGTGATTATTG contains these protein-coding regions:
- a CDS encoding ABC transporter permease, translating into MLDRIQWGHVFSRGLEYALTFFIILTVNFFLPRFMPGGPLLSILGSQNADLPVVIDEETKYKLMDYYHLNDPLHLQFVHYLRDAAHLDFGYSIFYNVPVLDVVLGRLPWTLLLMGTALLLSTMLGIFLGLESSWKRGQRIDSLLLITLPLFRSVPVFFLGTLLIFFFGYRMGFFPVSGAVTPYMDYQGSLSVAKDIISHLVLPLTCLTAFEMPGTYLLVRNVCSQQFERPYILMDIARGLKDRHVKNHILLNSIVPIVNQVAAMLGFMVGGAVFVETIFSYPGMGLLVYNSFIERDYPVLQGAFVFISFFVLAGNYAADIICSYIDGRSGQE
- a CDS encoding ABC transporter permease; this translates as MHEKSISQRLKTPKGIAGLIILVFFIFMAATASLLAPYGPTDLSSQPLLPPDDAHPLGTDDVGKDIFTELLYGSRTSLTVAFVVSFGVLVIGTFIGVFSGYMGGISDRVLMRGVDIFLMIPELPLILILAAYLRPSIWNIIFILILLGWPVGARVTRAQTRTLRVSGHVDFARVSGATAPYVIRKHIVPDLYPIVVTTLVMQSIRAILSESGLAFLGLGDPSYPSWGSMIKYAISYPMIFFSDAWMWWLLPAGTCITLLVLGFVLLGQSLEGDY